One Vibrio penaeicida DNA segment encodes these proteins:
- a CDS encoding SulP family inorganic anion transporter, whose protein sequence is MTGNRFADWNLKGDLFGGVTTAIISLPLALAFGVASGAGAEAGLWGAILVGLFAALFGGSSSLISEPTGPMTVIMTAVLTTMTAKYPESGMAMTFTVVMMAGAFQIMLGTLKLGKYVTLMPYSVISGFMSGIGVILIILQLSPLLGHPAPSGGVTGTLSALPDMVSGMKFSELFLGMLTLGILFFFPKKYRRYVPAQLVALVAVTLLSVIIFDFDSIRRIGEIPAGLPSFVIPTINAEVFTTMVIDALVLGTLGCIDTLLTAVIGDSLTRKEHDSDKELRGQGLANMISGLFGALPGAGATMGTVTNIQVGARSPLSGVIRALVLALVVLVASGLTEPIPMAVLAGIAVYVGFNILDWSFIQRAHKVSVQGMAIMYGVMLLTVFVDLIVAVGLGVFISNIIIIERLSREQARQVKAISDADEDDVPLTDSERKLLDSANSKVLFFYLSGPMIFSVSKAISRQHSSISDYEVMILDLTDVPMIDVTVGLALENAIKDAKDADCEVYLLCPNERTRQQLEKFHVLELVDDGNTFSFRYEALKSAVKYVRKADFE, encoded by the coding sequence TTGACTGGAAATCGATTCGCGGATTGGAATCTGAAGGGTGATCTATTTGGTGGCGTCACCACGGCAATTATCTCATTGCCATTGGCGCTTGCATTTGGTGTCGCATCTGGAGCTGGTGCTGAAGCTGGGCTTTGGGGGGCGATACTGGTTGGTCTGTTTGCTGCTTTATTTGGTGGCTCATCTAGCCTGATCTCGGAACCTACGGGTCCTATGACCGTTATTATGACGGCAGTATTGACCACCATGACCGCGAAATACCCAGAAAGTGGGATGGCGATGACGTTTACCGTTGTCATGATGGCGGGCGCATTTCAAATCATGCTCGGAACGCTCAAACTGGGCAAATACGTCACCCTCATGCCTTACAGTGTTATATCCGGCTTTATGTCAGGCATTGGTGTGATACTTATCATTTTGCAGCTTTCGCCATTGTTAGGTCATCCAGCTCCATCGGGTGGCGTAACCGGTACGTTGAGTGCTCTGCCTGATATGGTTTCAGGGATGAAGTTCAGTGAGCTGTTCCTTGGGATGCTGACCCTTGGTATCTTATTCTTCTTCCCTAAAAAGTATCGCCGATATGTTCCTGCTCAGCTCGTTGCTTTGGTGGCGGTAACGCTTCTTTCTGTCATCATTTTCGATTTCGATAGTATTCGTCGAATTGGTGAAATCCCTGCCGGTTTGCCTTCTTTTGTTATTCCGACCATAAATGCTGAAGTCTTTACCACCATGGTGATCGATGCGTTGGTACTGGGTACTCTTGGGTGTATTGATACTTTGTTGACCGCCGTTATTGGTGATTCATTGACTCGTAAAGAGCATGACTCCGACAAAGAGTTACGAGGTCAGGGACTTGCAAACATGATTTCTGGTCTGTTTGGTGCTTTGCCTGGTGCAGGTGCAACCATGGGAACCGTAACTAACATTCAAGTTGGCGCTCGTTCACCACTCTCTGGCGTTATACGTGCACTTGTTTTAGCGCTGGTGGTGCTGGTTGCGAGCGGATTGACTGAACCGATTCCAATGGCGGTATTGGCAGGTATCGCAGTGTATGTTGGTTTTAATATCCTAGATTGGAGTTTCATTCAGCGAGCACATAAAGTCAGTGTCCAAGGTATGGCAATTATGTACGGTGTTATGCTTCTCACCGTATTTGTTGACTTGATAGTTGCAGTAGGGCTCGGCGTATTCATTTCTAATATCATAATTATTGAAAGGCTGAGCCGCGAACAAGCGCGCCAAGTAAAGGCCATCAGTGATGCCGATGAAGATGATGTGCCACTTACCGACAGCGAGAGAAAGTTGCTTGATAGTGCGAACAGCAAGGTTTTGTTCTTCTATCTGTCTGGTCCTATGATTTTTAGTGTATCGAAGGCGATATCACGCCAGCACAGCAGTATTTCCGATTATGAAGTGATGATTTTGGATTTAACCGATGTTCCAATGATCGATGTTACGGTTGGCTTAGCGTTGGAAAATGCCATTAAAGATGCCAAAGACGCTGACTGTGAAGTGTATTTGTTATGCCCAAATGAACGTACTCGTCAGCAGCTTGAAAAGTTCCACGTTCTTGAGTTGGTGGACGATGGGAATACCTTCTCGTTCCGCTATGAGGCATTAAAATCAGCCGTGAAATACGTTCGAAAAGCGGATTTTGAATAA
- a CDS encoding ABC transporter ATP-binding protein gives MYALEIEQLRKTYAGGFEALKGISLNVEKGDFYALLGPNGAGKSTTIGIITSLVNKSSGNVKVFEHDIDSHLELAKQNLGLVPQEFNFNQFETVEQIVLQQAGYYGVSKGLAKERAQKYLTKLDLWEKREERARNLSGGMKRRLMIARALMHEPQLLILDEPTAGVDIELRRSMWDFLKEINEQGITIILTTHYLEEAEMLCRNIGIINRGELIENTTMKDLLNKLHVETFILDLEHGAKVPELTGVNSQSLVNDSLEIELEKTEGLNHVFTQLTESGVHVLSMRNKANRLEELFVTIVREQG, from the coding sequence ATGTACGCATTAGAAATAGAACAACTTAGAAAAACCTATGCGGGTGGGTTTGAAGCTTTAAAAGGCATCAGTTTGAATGTCGAAAAAGGCGATTTTTACGCACTTCTCGGTCCTAATGGGGCGGGGAAGTCGACAACCATTGGAATTATCACCTCTCTCGTAAACAAAAGCTCAGGGAACGTGAAAGTCTTTGAGCACGATATTGATTCACACCTAGAACTGGCAAAACAAAATTTAGGTCTAGTACCGCAAGAGTTTAACTTCAACCAGTTTGAAACGGTTGAGCAAATCGTATTGCAACAAGCGGGCTACTATGGGGTAAGCAAAGGGTTGGCCAAAGAGCGCGCGCAGAAGTACCTGACGAAACTCGATTTGTGGGAAAAACGCGAAGAGCGAGCTCGAAACCTTTCTGGAGGGATGAAGCGCCGTTTAATGATCGCAAGGGCATTGATGCATGAGCCGCAATTATTGATTTTGGATGAACCAACAGCGGGAGTCGATATTGAGTTGCGACGCTCGATGTGGGATTTCCTAAAAGAAATCAACGAGCAAGGTATTACCATTATTTTGACAACGCATTATTTAGAAGAGGCTGAAATGCTGTGTCGCAATATTGGCATTATCAATCGCGGTGAGTTGATTGAAAACACCACGATGAAAGATCTACTCAATAAGCTTCATGTTGAAACCTTTATTTTGGATTTAGAGCATGGCGCTAAAGTGCCTGAGCTTACTGGTGTTAATTCTCAGAGCTTAGTGAATGACTCCTTGGAGATTGAATTAGAAAAAACAGAAGGGTTGAATCATGTATTCACTCAACTGACAGAAAGTGGTGTTCATGTGCTCTCAATGCGCAATAAAGCCAATCGACTGGAAGAGCTGTTTGTGACCATTGTAAGAGAGCAGGGGTAA
- a CDS encoding ABC transporter permease codes for MYQLYWTAFQSLLAKEVNRFMRIWVQTLVPPAITMTLYFIIFGSLIGSRIGEMGGFSYMEYIVPGLIMMSVITNSYSNVASSFFSAKFQKNIEELLVAPVPNYVIIAGFVMGGVVRGLLVGAIVTLVSLFFVDLQVEHWGIIIATVFLTSVVFSLGGLINAVFAGTFDDISIIPTFVLTPLTYLGGVFYSISLLPEFWQGVSKINPIVYMVNAFRYGFLGVSDVGIATSFGVLGVFIIGLYAVAHYLVAKGIGLRS; via the coding sequence ATGTATCAACTGTATTGGACAGCGTTCCAAAGCCTACTTGCGAAAGAAGTGAATCGTTTCATGCGGATCTGGGTGCAAACTCTGGTTCCGCCAGCAATCACTATGACACTATATTTCATTATATTTGGTAGCCTGATTGGTTCAAGAATTGGTGAAATGGGCGGATTCTCCTATATGGAATACATTGTCCCTGGCCTTATTATGATGTCGGTGATCACTAACTCCTATTCTAATGTCGCCTCCTCCTTTTTTAGTGCGAAATTCCAGAAAAATATCGAAGAGCTGTTGGTCGCACCGGTACCCAATTATGTGATTATTGCCGGCTTTGTAATGGGAGGCGTGGTACGTGGATTATTGGTTGGCGCAATAGTTACCTTGGTTTCACTGTTTTTTGTCGATCTGCAAGTGGAGCATTGGGGCATTATTATTGCCACCGTTTTTCTCACTTCAGTTGTGTTCTCATTAGGTGGGCTCATCAACGCGGTATTTGCGGGTACATTTGATGATATCTCCATTATCCCTACATTCGTCCTAACGCCATTAACCTATTTAGGTGGTGTGTTTTATTCCATCAGCTTGCTTCCAGAATTTTGGCAGGGAGTGTCGAAAATTAACCCAATTGTTTACATGGTAAATGCATTTCGTTATGGCTTTTTAGGTGTGTCGGATGTTGGCATTGCGACTTCTTTTGGAGTTTTAGGTGTTTTCATCATTGGTTTGTACGCCGTGGCGCATTATTTGGTTGCTAAAGGGATAGGGCTGCGAAGCTAG
- the panC gene encoding pantoate--beta-alanine ligase has protein sequence MQTFTDIASLREQIKQCKRDGRRIAFVPTMGNLHEGHLTLVRKAREHADIVVASIFVNPMQFERTDDLNNYPRTLEEDLSKLNGESVEFVFTPTPEIMYPEGLDKQTYVEVPGLSHMLEGASRPGHFKGVSTIVAKLFNIVQPDIACFGEKDFQQLGIIRQMVIDLAMDIEIIGVPTVREMDGLAMSSRNSLLTIDERQRAPVVARTMRWISSQIRGGRDDYASIIEDANDQLRAADLQPDEIFIRDAQTLQPIKSESSQAVILISAYLGKARLIDNQVFELTNDVKESSEDKSE, from the coding sequence ATGCAAACTTTCACTGATATTGCATCCCTTAGAGAACAAATCAAACAGTGTAAACGCGATGGTCGTCGTATTGCATTTGTGCCAACCATGGGCAACTTGCACGAAGGGCATCTTACACTTGTGCGAAAGGCTCGTGAGCACGCCGACATTGTGGTGGCAAGTATTTTTGTTAACCCGATGCAATTTGAACGCACGGACGACTTAAATAACTACCCGCGCACGCTTGAAGAAGATTTGAGCAAGCTGAACGGTGAATCGGTCGAGTTTGTGTTTACGCCAACACCGGAAATCATGTATCCGGAAGGTCTCGATAAACAAACATATGTAGAAGTTCCAGGGCTGTCTCATATGCTTGAAGGCGCATCGCGCCCAGGACATTTCAAAGGCGTATCAACCATCGTTGCTAAGTTGTTCAACATTGTTCAGCCAGATATCGCATGCTTTGGCGAAAAAGACTTTCAACAACTTGGCATTATCCGTCAAATGGTCATCGATCTCGCCATGGATATTGAGATTATTGGTGTACCTACCGTCCGTGAAATGGATGGTTTGGCAATGAGTTCTCGCAACTCTTTACTTACCATTGACGAACGTCAGAGAGCACCTGTCGTTGCTCGTACCATGCGCTGGATCAGCAGCCAAATTCGTGGTGGGCGAGATGATTATGCTTCCATCATCGAAGATGCCAATGATCAGTTGCGCGCTGCCGACTTGCAGCCTGATGAAATTTTTATTCGGGATGCTCAAACGCTTCAACCTATTAAGAGTGAATCGTCTCAGGCTGTCATCCTAATTTCCGCCTACTTAGGAAAAGCTCGCTTGATTGACAATCAAGTATTTGAACTGACAAACGATGTGAAAGAGAGCAGTGAAGATAAAAGCGAGTAA
- the panB gene encoding 3-methyl-2-oxobutanoate hydroxymethyltransferase has translation MKNVTINTLMTWKQEGQKFATSTAYDASFAQLFEEQEMPLLLVGDSLGMVLQGESSTLPVTIDDIAYHTRCVRAGSPSSLLLADMPFMTYATPEQACENAAKLMQAGANMVKVEGGTWLADTISMLTERSVPVCAHLGLTPQSVNIFGGFKIQGRDAERAEQMVQDAIALQNAGAQLLVLECVPASLAKRITESLTIPVIGIGAGPDTDGQILVMHDMFGIAANYMPKFSKNFLAETGDIRKAITKYKDDVQNQIFPGVEHTFE, from the coding sequence ATGAAAAACGTCACTATTAATACGCTCATGACCTGGAAGCAAGAAGGTCAAAAATTCGCTACATCGACTGCGTACGATGCCAGCTTCGCCCAATTGTTTGAAGAGCAAGAAATGCCACTGCTTTTGGTTGGTGATTCATTGGGAATGGTACTCCAAGGTGAAAGCTCGACATTGCCCGTCACCATTGATGACATTGCTTACCATACTCGATGTGTACGCGCCGGAAGCCCAAGCAGTCTTTTGCTGGCTGACATGCCGTTCATGACCTATGCAACCCCTGAGCAAGCTTGCGAAAACGCCGCTAAGCTCATGCAGGCGGGAGCAAACATGGTCAAAGTTGAGGGTGGAACTTGGCTCGCTGATACCATCAGCATGTTGACAGAACGCTCTGTACCTGTCTGCGCTCACCTTGGTTTGACTCCGCAATCTGTCAATATTTTTGGTGGCTTTAAAATTCAAGGTCGTGATGCCGAGCGTGCCGAGCAAATGGTACAAGATGCGATTGCTCTCCAAAACGCAGGTGCACAACTTCTAGTGCTGGAATGCGTTCCAGCCTCTCTTGCGAAGCGTATTACCGAAAGCCTAACGATTCCAGTGATTGGTATTGGTGCGGGTCCGGATACTGACGGTCAAATATTAGTGATGCATGATATGTTTGGTATTGCAGCCAACTACATGCCAAAATTCTCCAAGAACTTCCTAGCTGAAACTGGTGATATTCGTAAAGCCATTACGAAGTACAAGGACGATGTACAAAATCAGATTTTCCCAGGTGTCGAGCACACCTTTGAGTAA
- the folK gene encoding 2-amino-4-hydroxy-6-hydroxymethyldihydropteridine diphosphokinase, with amino-acid sequence MITVYIAVGSNLSDPVTQAKQGIEALKDIPNSEFVCTSSLYSSTPMGPQNQPDYINAVVELKTSLTPLELLDCTQTIELEQGRVRKDERWGPRTLDLDIILYGNEVIDSERLTVPHYGMKVREFVLYPLAEIAPRLTLPDGTQLQTLLEQTDRNGLNIWSS; translated from the coding sequence ATGATTACCGTATACATCGCTGTTGGCAGCAATTTATCTGATCCCGTCACTCAGGCAAAACAGGGAATCGAAGCGCTTAAAGACATTCCAAATTCTGAATTTGTTTGCACTTCTTCCCTGTATAGCAGTACGCCAATGGGACCACAGAATCAACCCGACTACATCAATGCCGTGGTTGAATTAAAAACCAGTTTGACGCCACTTGAACTTCTCGATTGCACTCAAACAATCGAGCTAGAGCAAGGGCGTGTCCGTAAAGATGAGCGATGGGGACCAAGAACCCTCGATTTAGATATCATCTTATACGGCAATGAGGTGATCGATTCAGAGCGTCTCACCGTTCCACACTATGGAATGAAGGTAAGAGAATTTGTTCTCTACCCACTCGCTGAAATCGCACCACGTTTAACTCTCCCTGACGGGACGCAACTGCAGACATTGTTGGAGCAAACTGACCGTAATGGTCTCAACATCTGGTCGTCATAA
- the pcnB gene encoding polynucleotide adenylyltransferase PcnB — protein sequence MLTSKGQQNSRSNGEITLNIITREDHNISRKQISDNALKVLYRLHNAGYDAFLVGGGVRDLLLGEQPKDFDIATNATPEQIKSLFRNCRLIGRRFRLAHIMFGRDIIEVATFRGHHQEPTKNVAAQSKEGMLLRDNVYGTIDEDAERRDFTVNAMYYNIADYSIHDYAGGIDDLDDGLIRLIGDPETRYREDPVRMLRAVRFAAKLDMDICEGTAAPIKELAHLLQDIPAARLFEESLKLLQSGYGLETYHLLREYDLFQPLFPEIAREFTEEQESPTEKMIELVLESTDKRIQDGKRINPAFMFAALLWYPLNQLAERLMEKRNFAYYDAIMEASNMILDEQVRSLAIPRRHTATIREIWQLQLRLPRRNGKRATRLLELNKFRAGFDFLEMRGEVEQGDTKELAKWWQTYQNAGRNMRQAMVNELGGSSTGQRRRKTYRNKKRKPQE from the coding sequence ATCCTTACCAGCAAGGGCCAACAAAATAGTCGCTCAAACGGAGAAATTACTCTGAATATTATTACACGAGAAGATCACAACATTTCTCGCAAACAGATAAGCGACAATGCACTGAAAGTGCTCTACCGCCTGCATAATGCTGGATACGATGCGTTTCTGGTAGGTGGTGGTGTACGTGACCTTTTATTAGGCGAACAGCCAAAAGATTTTGATATCGCGACTAACGCCACTCCAGAACAGATAAAAAGCCTGTTCAGAAACTGCCGTTTAATTGGTCGTAGATTCCGCCTTGCGCACATTATGTTTGGGCGCGATATCATAGAAGTTGCCACTTTCCGTGGTCATCATCAAGAACCGACTAAAAACGTTGCTGCGCAGTCTAAAGAAGGCATGCTGCTTCGTGATAATGTGTATGGCACCATAGATGAAGACGCTGAACGACGTGATTTCACTGTCAATGCAATGTATTACAACATTGCCGATTACAGTATTCACGATTATGCTGGCGGTATTGATGATCTTGATGATGGGCTAATCCGCCTCATCGGCGATCCAGAAACACGCTACCGAGAAGATCCGGTTCGAATGCTTCGTGCTGTTCGTTTTGCCGCGAAGTTGGACATGGATATCTGTGAAGGCACAGCAGCTCCAATCAAAGAGCTGGCGCACTTACTGCAAGACATCCCAGCAGCGCGATTGTTTGAAGAGTCACTAAAACTACTGCAGTCAGGCTACGGATTGGAAACCTACCACTTGTTACGTGAGTACGATCTTTTCCAACCATTGTTCCCTGAAATTGCTCGCGAATTTACTGAAGAACAAGAAAGCCCAACCGAAAAAATGATTGAGCTAGTATTGGAATCTACAGACAAACGCATCCAAGATGGCAAACGAATCAACCCTGCCTTCATGTTTGCAGCGTTACTTTGGTACCCACTGAATCAACTTGCTGAACGATTGATGGAAAAGCGAAATTTCGCTTACTACGACGCCATCATGGAAGCCAGTAATATGATTCTAGATGAACAAGTTAGAAGCCTTGCGATACCAAGACGCCACACAGCAACCATTCGAGAGATATGGCAGCTCCAGCTACGATTACCAAGACGCAATGGTAAGCGAGCAACTCGCCTACTTGAGTTGAACAAGTTCCGTGCGGGTTTTGATTTCCTTGAAATGCGTGGTGAAGTCGAGCAAGGTGACACCAAAGAGTTGGCGAAATGGTGGCAAACTTACCAAAATGCAGGTCGCAATATGCGCCAAGCTATGGTGAACGAATTAGGTGGTTCAAGTACTGGGCAACGCCGACGTAAGACGTACAGAAACAAAAAAAGAAAGCCACAGGAATGA
- the gluQRS gene encoding tRNA glutamyl-Q(34) synthetase GluQRS, producing the protein MNTMSKSNYIGRFAPSPSGPLHFGSLIAALGSYFQAKSLHGKWLVRMEDLDPPREMIGAAGLILSTLEKYHLFWDDEVIYQSQRHNAYQAQIDQWLKDGVAYYCECSRKQIKEAGGFYPGTCRAKKLLNDQPCAVRLTMTHPVTEFNDLRHGSIPIPASLAQEDFIIKRRDGLFAYNLAVVLDDIHQGVTEVVRGADLIEPTGRQISLYQMLKKTPVQYLHLPLAVDDRGNKLSKQNRAEGIRQDNPKPETLLAMSFLGFDITKELEQATQEEILQWGIENWHLKQLPDKIKITSPFSNKDS; encoded by the coding sequence ATGAATACCATGAGTAAATCCAATTACATAGGGCGCTTTGCCCCATCCCCATCTGGTCCTCTTCATTTTGGCTCACTTATTGCCGCTTTGGGTAGCTACTTCCAAGCTAAGTCCCTACATGGAAAGTGGTTGGTTCGAATGGAAGATCTCGATCCACCCAGAGAAATGATTGGCGCGGCGGGTTTGATTCTATCGACTCTCGAAAAATATCACCTATTTTGGGATGACGAAGTCATTTATCAAAGTCAACGCCACAACGCCTACCAAGCACAAATAGATCAGTGGTTAAAAGATGGAGTGGCGTATTACTGCGAATGTAGTCGAAAGCAGATAAAAGAAGCGGGTGGTTTTTATCCTGGTACTTGCAGAGCAAAAAAATTGCTCAACGATCAACCCTGTGCCGTGCGACTTACCATGACGCACCCTGTGACTGAGTTCAACGATTTGCGACACGGTTCAATACCCATTCCAGCCTCTTTAGCACAAGAGGACTTTATTATTAAGCGACGAGATGGTTTATTTGCTTATAACCTTGCGGTTGTTTTAGATGATATTCATCAGGGCGTAACGGAAGTGGTTCGTGGAGCCGACTTAATCGAACCTACAGGTCGCCAAATCAGCTTATATCAAATGCTTAAAAAAACACCGGTTCAATACTTACACCTGCCGTTAGCCGTTGATGATAGAGGAAATAAGCTATCGAAGCAGAATCGTGCTGAGGGTATTCGCCAAGACAATCCCAAACCTGAAACATTGCTAGCAATGAGCTTCTTAGGCTTTGATATTACAAAAGAATTAGAGCAGGCTACTCAAGAAGAAATACTGCAATGGGGCATCGAAAACTGGCACTTAAAACAGTTACCAGACAAGATCAAAATCACGTCCCCATTCTCAAACAAGGACAGCTAA
- the dksA gene encoding RNA polymerase-binding protein DksA: MPESNKRKTLGILAIAGVEPYQEKPGEEYMSPEQLAHFTKILDAWRNQLREEVDRTVHHMQDEASNFPDPVDRASQEEEFSLELRNRDRERRLIKKIEKTLDKIEDGDFGYCESCGVEIGIRRLEARPTADLCIDCKTLAEMKERQMQG, translated from the coding sequence ATGCCAGAAAGTAACAAAAGAAAAACGCTAGGCATCCTAGCAATTGCAGGGGTTGAGCCTTACCAAGAAAAGCCAGGTGAAGAGTACATGTCACCTGAGCAGTTAGCTCACTTTACAAAGATTTTAGACGCTTGGCGCAATCAGCTCAGGGAAGAAGTCGATCGCACTGTGCATCACATGCAAGATGAAGCATCAAACTTTCCAGATCCTGTTGACCGTGCTTCACAAGAAGAAGAATTTAGTTTAGAGCTGCGTAACCGAGATCGTGAGCGCCGCCTGATTAAAAAAATTGAGAAGACGCTTGATAAAATCGAAGATGGTGACTTTGGTTACTGTGAATCTTGTGGTGTTGAAATTGGCATCCGTCGTTTAGAAGCTCGCCCAACTGCTGATTTGTGTATCGATTGTAAAACGCTTGCTGAAATGAAAGAAAGACAAATGCAAGGCTAA